One Streptomyces sp. V4I8 genomic window carries:
- a CDS encoding ABC transporter permease has protein sequence MSLTAGSRPDGTRPPAAVEEPTAAVATAVVKARVPGKAGRAGRAGRVPFRIRWRRDRALILMTLPVIVLLLLFNYVPLLGNVVAFQDYDPYVSSNGVTAIFHSPWVGVEQFSRMMDDPLFWSAAKNTIVLFVLQLVLFFPVPIALALLINSVIRPRVRAVAQAIMYLPHFFSWVLVVTVFQQIFGGAGIIAQTLEDHGWSGFDLMTNADLFKYLVTAQAVWKDAGWGIIVFLAALAAVSTDLYEAAAMDGAGRWRRMWHVTLPALRPVIALLLVLRVGDALSVGFEQFLLQRYAVGAGASEVLDTYVWNMGIQNGDFSYAAAVGLVKGAIGVCLVLGANKFAHLLGEQGVYKK, from the coding sequence ATGTCTCTCACGGCCGGGAGCAGGCCCGACGGGACTCGTCCCCCCGCGGCCGTCGAGGAACCGACGGCCGCGGTCGCCACCGCGGTGGTGAAGGCTCGGGTGCCGGGCAAGGCGGGCCGGGCGGGCCGGGCGGGCAGGGTTCCCTTCCGGATCCGGTGGCGTCGCGACCGCGCGCTCATCCTGATGACGCTGCCCGTCATCGTCCTTCTGTTGCTCTTCAACTACGTCCCGCTGCTCGGCAACGTGGTCGCCTTCCAGGACTACGACCCGTACGTCTCCAGCAACGGTGTCACGGCGATCTTCCACAGCCCGTGGGTGGGCGTGGAGCAGTTCTCGCGGATGATGGACGACCCGCTGTTCTGGAGCGCGGCGAAGAACACCATCGTCCTGTTCGTGCTCCAACTGGTGCTGTTCTTCCCGGTTCCCATCGCCCTCGCGCTGCTCATCAACAGCGTGATCCGGCCCCGGGTGCGGGCGGTGGCGCAGGCGATCATGTATCTGCCGCACTTCTTCTCGTGGGTCCTCGTGGTCACCGTGTTCCAGCAGATCTTCGGCGGCGCGGGCATCATCGCCCAGACCCTGGAGGACCACGGCTGGAGCGGCTTCGACCTGATGACCAACGCGGACCTCTTCAAGTACCTGGTCACCGCGCAGGCCGTGTGGAAGGACGCCGGCTGGGGGATCATCGTCTTCCTCGCGGCGCTGGCCGCGGTCAGCACCGACCTGTACGAGGCCGCCGCCATGGACGGCGCCGGGCGCTGGCGCCGCATGTGGCATGTCACGCTGCCCGCGCTGCGCCCGGTGATCGCGCTGCTGCTGGTCCTGCGGGTGGGTGACGCGCTGAGCGTCGGATTCGAGCAGTTCCTGCTCCAGCGCTACGCGGTGGGTGCGGGGGCCAGTGAGGTCCTCGACACCTATGTGTGGAACATGGGTATCCAGAACGGCGACTTCAGCTACGCGGCCGCTGTCGGCCTCGTCAAGGGAGCCATCGGAGTGTGTCTCGTCCTGGGTGCGAACAAGTTCGCGCACCTGCTCGGCGAGCAGGGGGTGTACAAGAAATGA
- a CDS encoding extracellular solute-binding protein: MTPNADSAPSGPSRRSFLASTAVATAAVAGGMPLLAACGGSESGSREGATSGKAADKLLPAYVASTVAQPDLPSKNGSAAGYTGKVDLAALKTSVPEKLGTGASFKVMSPFWGSPPKPGNPYYTALDAAAGTKITWQNQDGNTYGQKLGAVLASSSIPDMVVVPGWELVGKISNAVTAKFMDLGPYLAGDKVKKYPNLAAIPSDAWRMGIFGGALRGIPMPAATASWITPQYRKDLFDKKGYSVPKSPDEFMSWAKEATSSKAKVWACGDMSWSAWNIFGVRGSGTIGWDIGDDGKLTYRIEQPEYLEALEWVRKLFAAGVVHPDDKARSGDPGQRFTAGQILVYNANIADWYGKTAEQAQSNPDLEIDAIDIFGADGGDPTLYASQPATIWSLIRKGASKETVENALAAADFAAAPYGTKERMLVDYGVEGTHYTVKDGVPVKNDLGNSEVLNAWVMLAAPAAYYAHPDFPEVARKQVEWQQRMGAFMKKTSTFGMNIVEPSRYANLSSQFEQLEIDYVRGNRKLSDVQAAISTWRSSGGDKLRDWYKELIDKNGSGN; encoded by the coding sequence ATGACGCCGAACGCCGACTCCGCCCCCTCCGGACCCAGCCGGAGAAGCTTCCTCGCCTCCACGGCGGTCGCCACCGCAGCGGTGGCGGGTGGGATGCCGCTGCTCGCCGCCTGCGGCGGTTCGGAATCCGGTTCGCGGGAGGGTGCCACTTCGGGCAAGGCAGCGGACAAGCTGCTCCCGGCCTACGTCGCCAGCACCGTCGCCCAGCCGGACCTGCCGTCGAAGAACGGTTCGGCGGCCGGCTACACGGGCAAGGTCGACCTCGCGGCCCTGAAGACCTCGGTCCCGGAGAAGCTCGGCACCGGCGCCTCCTTCAAGGTCATGTCCCCGTTCTGGGGCTCCCCGCCCAAGCCCGGGAACCCCTACTACACGGCACTCGACGCCGCGGCGGGCACCAAGATCACCTGGCAGAACCAGGACGGCAACACCTACGGCCAGAAGCTCGGCGCCGTCCTCGCCTCCAGCTCCATACCCGACATGGTGGTCGTGCCCGGCTGGGAACTGGTCGGCAAGATCTCCAACGCGGTCACCGCGAAGTTCATGGACCTCGGCCCCTACCTGGCGGGCGACAAGGTCAAGAAGTACCCGAACCTGGCCGCGATCCCCTCCGACGCCTGGCGCATGGGCATCTTCGGCGGCGCGCTGCGCGGCATCCCGATGCCGGCCGCCACCGCGAGCTGGATCACGCCCCAGTACCGCAAGGACCTCTTCGACAAGAAGGGCTACTCGGTACCCAAGTCGCCCGACGAGTTCATGAGCTGGGCCAAGGAGGCGACCAGCTCCAAGGCCAAGGTGTGGGCCTGCGGCGACATGTCCTGGAGCGCATGGAACATCTTCGGTGTCCGCGGCTCCGGCACGATCGGCTGGGACATCGGGGACGACGGCAAGCTGACGTACCGCATCGAGCAGCCCGAATACCTCGAGGCCCTGGAGTGGGTCCGCAAGCTGTTCGCCGCCGGCGTGGTCCATCCCGACGACAAGGCGCGCTCGGGGGACCCGGGCCAGCGGTTCACCGCCGGGCAGATCCTGGTCTACAACGCCAACATCGCCGACTGGTACGGGAAGACCGCCGAACAGGCCCAGTCCAACCCGGACCTCGAGATCGACGCCATCGACATCTTCGGCGCGGACGGCGGTGACCCGACGCTGTACGCGTCCCAGCCCGCCACCATCTGGTCGCTGATCCGCAAGGGCGCCTCGAAGGAGACCGTGGAGAACGCGCTGGCCGCCGCCGACTTCGCGGCCGCGCCCTACGGCACCAAGGAGCGGATGCTCGTCGACTACGGCGTCGAGGGCACCCACTACACCGTCAAGGACGGCGTCCCGGTCAAGAACGACCTCGGCAACTCCGAGGTGCTCAACGCCTGGGTGATGCTGGCCGCGCCGGCCGCCTACTACGCCCACCCCGACTTCCCCGAGGTCGCCCGCAAGCAGGTCGAGTGGCAGCAGCGGATGGGCGCCTTCATGAAGAAGACGTCGACGTTCGGCATGAACATCGTCGAGCCGTCCCGCTACGCCAACCTCTCCAGCCAGTTCGAGCAGCTGGAGATCGACTACGTGCGCGGCAACCGGAAGCTGTCGGACGTCCAGGCGGCCATCTCCACCTGGAGGTCCTCCGGCGGCGACAAGCTGCGTGACTGGTACAAGGAGCTCATCGACAAGAACGGCAGCGGCAACTGA
- a CDS encoding carbohydrate ABC transporter permease, translated as MSLNTQLIRSLKAPARPVWEEPPSKVGLTAKGGFLLLCCLGVLGPLWIVIVTSLSPKPVIDRVGGLVVIPQGITFVNYTELLSGGQVSRAIMVSVGVTLVGTLFSMAVSVLAAYGLSRPGSLGHRFFLMTMMATMFFGAGLIPTYLLVQSLGLTDTYLSLILPSAVSVFNILVLRAFFMGISPELTESARIDGASDLRILLTIIMPLSRAVLAVISLFYAVGYWSAWFNASIYLTDQQMMPLQNVLIQLVQKNTEAPTGLQQAVRTGQLSALGLQMAVMVLALIPVAVASPFVQRHFKKGMLTGAVKG; from the coding sequence ATGAGCCTCAACACGCAGCTCATCCGCAGCCTCAAGGCTCCCGCCCGCCCCGTGTGGGAGGAGCCGCCGAGCAAGGTGGGACTCACAGCGAAGGGCGGCTTCCTGCTCCTGTGCTGTCTGGGGGTGCTCGGCCCGCTGTGGATCGTGATCGTCACCAGCCTCTCCCCGAAACCGGTAATCGACCGGGTCGGCGGGCTCGTCGTGATCCCCCAGGGCATCACCTTCGTCAACTACACGGAGTTGCTCAGCGGCGGCCAGGTCAGCCGGGCGATCATGGTGTCGGTCGGGGTCACCCTCGTCGGCACGCTGTTCTCCATGGCGGTGTCGGTGCTCGCGGCCTACGGGCTGTCCCGGCCGGGCAGTCTGGGGCACCGGTTCTTCCTGATGACCATGATGGCGACCATGTTCTTCGGCGCCGGGCTCATTCCGACGTATCTGCTGGTGCAATCGCTCGGGCTCACCGACACCTATCTGTCGCTGATCCTGCCGAGCGCGGTCAGTGTCTTCAACATCCTGGTGCTGCGGGCGTTCTTCATGGGGATCTCGCCCGAACTCACCGAGTCCGCGCGCATCGACGGGGCCAGTGATCTGCGCATCCTGCTGACCATCATCATGCCGCTGTCGCGGGCCGTGCTGGCCGTCATCTCGCTGTTCTACGCGGTCGGGTACTGGAGCGCCTGGTTCAACGCCTCCATCTATCTCACCGACCAGCAGATGATGCCGCTGCAGAACGTGCTCATCCAGCTGGTCCAGAAGAACACCGAGGCGCCGACCGGTCTTCAGCAGGCGGTGCGTACCGGTCAACTCTCCGCGCTGGGGCTGCAGATGGCTGTCATGGTCCTCGCGCTGATTCCCGTCGCGGTCGCCTCTCCGTTTGTCCAGCGGCACTTCAAGAAGGGCATGTTGACCGGCGCGGTCAAGGGCTGA
- a CDS encoding 1,4-beta-glucanase yields the protein MRSSQPSRRTVLAGTAAAAALTALPPLAGQAALAAPAPVAAAGGAYRWRTAVMGGTGFVTGVLFHPSVRGLAYARTDIGGAYRWDDRTDRWIPLTDHLGWDDWNLLGVEAMAVDPAHPNRVYLSLGTYAQSWAGNGAVLRSDDRGATWKRTDLTVKLGANEDGRGAGERLLVDPRDSDTLWLGTRHDGLLKSTDRGATWQAASFPATPSATGQGITLLVAAGRSVYAGWGDSDGTAGKPSLYRTSDGTTWEAVPGQPTGTAAKVPIRAAYDKHTRELYVTYGNAPGPNGQSDGSVHKLRTIDGKWTEVTPVKPGGATSDGGTDTFAYGGVAVDARRPGTVVVSTNNRWTLVDTLYRTTDGGRSWKSLKDKAVLDVSETPFLTFGADAPKFGWWIQAVAVDPYDSKHVVYGTGATLYGTRDLKHWAPQIRGLEEASVRQLISPPAGTAHLISGNGDIGVMYHESLTASPSRGMASNPVFGSATGLALAAAKPSYVVRTGWGDNGNGAYSNDGGQTWAPFKTQPAIAKDAPGPIVTNADGSVLLWSFAHWDGTIYPTQRSADNGATWAEVASLPKGAALVADPVDPKRFYAFDTATGTLHASTDGGLTFAARATGLQSGDKEFQLAAAPGRSGDLWLSLKWNGLYRSTDGGAAFTKVSSCGASYTLGFGKAAQGASYPAVYMVGSTETITAVYRSDDEAKSWTRINDDQHQWGWTGAAITGDPRVYGRVYVATNGRGAQYGEPV from the coding sequence ATGCGCTCGTCCCAGCCCAGCAGAAGAACAGTTCTCGCCGGGACCGCGGCCGCCGCCGCGCTCACAGCCCTTCCGCCCCTGGCAGGGCAAGCGGCCCTCGCCGCGCCCGCCCCCGTGGCCGCCGCCGGCGGAGCCTACCGCTGGCGCACCGCCGTCATGGGCGGCACCGGATTCGTCACCGGCGTTCTCTTCCACCCCTCCGTCCGCGGCCTCGCCTACGCCCGTACCGACATCGGGGGTGCCTACCGCTGGGACGACCGGACCGACCGCTGGATCCCGCTGACCGACCACCTCGGCTGGGACGACTGGAACCTGCTCGGCGTGGAGGCCATGGCCGTCGACCCGGCCCACCCGAACCGGGTGTACCTCTCCCTCGGCACCTACGCCCAGTCGTGGGCCGGCAACGGGGCCGTGCTGCGGTCCGACGACCGCGGCGCCACCTGGAAGCGCACCGACCTCACCGTGAAGCTCGGGGCCAACGAGGACGGGCGGGGTGCGGGGGAGCGGCTGCTCGTGGATCCGCGGGACAGCGACACGCTGTGGCTGGGCACGCGGCACGACGGGCTGCTCAAGTCGACCGACCGGGGCGCCACCTGGCAGGCCGCGAGCTTCCCGGCCACGCCCAGCGCCACCGGCCAGGGCATCACGCTCCTCGTCGCCGCGGGCCGCAGCGTCTACGCCGGCTGGGGCGACTCCGACGGCACCGCCGGCAAGCCCAGCCTGTACCGCACCTCCGACGGCACGACCTGGGAGGCCGTTCCCGGTCAGCCGACCGGCACCGCGGCCAAGGTGCCGATCCGCGCCGCGTACGACAAGCACACGCGCGAGCTGTACGTGACGTACGGCAACGCGCCCGGCCCCAACGGGCAGTCCGACGGCAGCGTGCACAAGCTGCGCACCATCGACGGGAAGTGGACCGAGGTCACCCCGGTGAAGCCCGGCGGGGCGACGAGCGACGGCGGGACCGACACCTTCGCCTACGGCGGTGTCGCCGTCGACGCCCGCCGGCCCGGCACCGTCGTCGTCTCCACCAACAACCGCTGGACGCTGGTCGACACCCTGTACCGGACCACCGACGGCGGCCGCAGCTGGAAGTCCCTGAAGGACAAGGCCGTCCTCGACGTCTCCGAGACCCCCTTCCTCACCTTCGGCGCCGACGCGCCCAAGTTCGGCTGGTGGATCCAGGCCGTCGCCGTCGACCCCTACGACTCCAAGCACGTCGTCTACGGCACCGGCGCGACCCTCTACGGCACGCGGGACCTGAAGCACTGGGCCCCGCAGATCCGCGGCCTGGAGGAGGCGTCCGTACGCCAGCTGATCTCGCCCCCGGCCGGAACAGCGCATCTGATCAGCGGCAACGGCGACATCGGCGTGATGTACCACGAGTCGCTCACGGCGTCGCCCTCGCGCGGCATGGCCTCGAACCCCGTGTTCGGGTCGGCCACCGGTCTCGCCCTGGCGGCGGCCAAGCCGTCGTACGTCGTCCGGACCGGCTGGGGGGACAACGGCAACGGCGCCTACTCGAACGATGGCGGGCAGACGTGGGCGCCCTTCAAGACGCAGCCCGCGATCGCCAAGGACGCCCCGGGGCCGATCGTCACCAACGCCGACGGCAGTGTGCTGCTGTGGTCCTTCGCGCACTGGGATGGCACCATCTACCCGACCCAGCGCTCGGCCGACAACGGCGCCACCTGGGCCGAGGTCGCCTCCCTGCCGAAGGGCGCCGCGCTGGTCGCGGACCCGGTCGACCCGAAGCGCTTCTACGCCTTCGACACCGCCACCGGCACCCTCCACGCCAGCACCGACGGCGGCCTGACCTTCGCCGCCCGGGCCACCGGTCTGCAGTCCGGCGACAAGGAGTTCCAGCTGGCCGCTGCCCCGGGCCGGTCCGGTGACCTGTGGCTGAGCCTCAAGTGGAACGGGCTGTACCGCTCCACCGACGGCGGCGCCGCCTTCACCAAGGTCAGCAGCTGCGGGGCCTCGTACACCCTCGGCTTCGGCAAGGCCGCCCAGGGCGCCTCCTACCCGGCGGTCTACATGGTCGGCTCCACCGAGACGATCACCGCCGTGTACCGCTCCGACGACGAGGCGAAGAGCTGGACGCGGATCAACGACGACCAGCACCAGTGGGGCTGGACCGGCGCCGCCATCACCGGCGACCCGAGGGTGTACGGCCGTGTCTACGTCGCCACCAACGGTCGGGGTGCGCAGTACGGGGAGCCCGTCTGA